The genomic interval CCGAGGAAGCCGTGCGCGCCGCCGCGGGACGGGTGCGCAGGCGCCTGGCCGAGCTGCGCCCGGATGCGCGCTTCGAGGGTTTTTCTGTGCAGGCGATGGCGCGCCGCCCGGAAGGCCACGAGCTCATTTTGGGTGCCGCACTCGACCCCGTCTTCGGTCCGGTCATCCTGTTCGGCCAGGGCGGCATTGCCGTGCAGGTGGCGAACGACCATGCGGTGGCCTTGCCGCCGCTGAACGCGGTGCTGGCGCGCGACATGGTCGAGCGTACCCGCGTGGCGCGCCTTCTGGCCGGCTACCGCAACCGCCCGCCGGCCGACATGGACGCCATCCTGGCCGCGCTGGTGCAGGTGTCGCGGCTGGTGGCCGACATTCCGGAAATCGTCGAACTCGACATCAATCCGCTGCTGGTCGACGCCAGGGGCGCCATCGTGCTCGACGCGCGCATGCGCCTGGCGATGGCCGACCGCTCCGGCAGCACCCTCGACCGGCTGGCAATCCGCCCTTATCCGCGCGAGCTGGAGGAAACCATCGCCTGGGACGGCGGCAAGCTGCTGCTGCGTCCCGTGCGTCCCGAGGACGGGCCGGCCCACCTGCGTTTTTTCGACGCGCTCACGCCCGACGACGTGCGCTACCGGATGTTCGTGCGCATTCGCGAGCTCCAGCCCTCGCAGCTGGCGCGCTTTACCCAGATCGACTACGACCGCGAGATGGCCTTCATCGCCACCCGTCCGGGACCCGACGGCCTGCCCGAGACGCTGGGCGTGGGAAGGGTGGTGGCGGACCCCGACAATATCAGCGCCGAGTTCGCGGTGACGGTGCGCTCGGACCTGAAAGGCCTGGGGCTGGGACGGATCCTGATGGAGAAGCTGATCGCCTATTGCCGCTCGCGCGGCACCCGCGAAATCGTCGGCGAAGCGCTGCCGCAGAATAACCGCATCATCGGGCTGGTGAAGAAGCTCGGCTTCCAGGTGATGCCGGCGGGGGAAGAGGGCGTGCGTTCGTTCAAGCTGACTTTGTAATGAAAGAACATTTCATTGGTGGCCGGGGGATGAAATAATGTTTCGCTCTCGTAGGGTGGGCTCCGCCCACGCGGAAACATCGGTTGAAAGATGGGAACGGGGCCGCGAGCTAGCAGAGGCTGCATCCGCGTGGGGCATTGAAGCCGGGGGGGGGCTTGAATGCGAAGCCCACCCTACGGGAGGGCGCGGGCTGTTGGAACACGACCGCAGCCACATCAACGCCGGAAGCGCACGTCCTCGGTCACCACCTTCATCTCGCCCTTGGGCTTCTTGGGCTTTTTCGGCTTCTTGACGACCTGGCCGCTGGCGTTCGTTTCGGGCACGCGGTGGTCGGGCTCGAAACCGGCTTCCTCGACGCGTTTCAAGGTCTGCCCCGTCAGCAGCTCGATGGCGGCCAGCTGCTGCACCTCGTCGGCGCAGACCAGCGAGACCGCTTCGCCGGAAGCGCCGGCTCGGCCCGTGCGACCCGAGCGGTGGACGTAATCCTCGGCCACGATCGGCAGGTCGACGTTGACCACCACCGGCAGGTCGTCGATGTCGAGGCCGCGCGCGGCGACGTCGGTGGCGACGAGCACCTTCACTTCGCCCGCCTTGAAGCGCTCGAGCGCGCGCAGGCGTGCCGGCTGCGGCTTGTCGCCGTGGATGGAATCGGCGGCGATGCGCTTCGCCTGCAGCAGCTCGACAAGTTCGTCGACACCGCGGCGCGTCTTGACGAAGGCCAGCACCTGGCTCCAGCCATGTTGTTTGAGCAGGTGCAGGAAGAGCTCGGGTTTCCGCTTCTTGTCGACCGGCACCGCCCACTGCCTGATCGCCTTGACCGTGGTGTTGCGCGGCGCCGTCTCGATGCTGACCGGATCAAGCAGCAGCTTTCCCGCCAGCGCGCGGATGGCATCGGAAAAAGTAGCGGAGAACAGCAGCGTCTGACGGGCCTTGGGCAGCGCCGCCAGCACCTGGTCGAGCTCGCGCGAGAAGCCGAGGTCGAGCATGCGGTCGGCCTCGTCCAGCACCAGCATGCGTGTGCTGCCGAACTTGAGCGCGTTCTGGCGATACAGGTCGAGCAGGCGGCCGGGCGTGGCCACCAGCAGGTCGACGCCCTTGCGCAGGCGCATCATCTGCGGATTGATGCTGACGCCGCCGTAGGCCACCATGGTCCGCAGCGGCAGGGCACCGCCATAGGCCTTGAAACTGTCGTGCACCTGTTCGGCCAGTTCGCGCGTGGGCACCAGCACCGGGGCGCGCGCCGAGTTGCTGGCGAGCGGGTCGCCTTCCATGGTCAGGCGCTGCAGCAGCGGCAGGGCGAAGCCGGCGGTCTTGCCAGTGCCGGTCTGGGCCGCGGCCATGACGTCGCGCCCGGCCAGCACGGCGGGGATGGCCTGGGCCTGGACCGCGGTCGGGTTCTTGTAGTTGAGCGATTCGAGGGTGCGGACGATCTGGTCGATCAGGCCGAGCGAGGCAAACGACATGGAAACCTTGGAGCAAATTGAACAGCCGACAGTGTAGCCTGCCGTGCGCGTGCGAGCACGGTTTCCAGCACGCGCCTGGGCACACGACGGTCGCAAGCGCCCAGGTTCACAGATATGTCTGGCGTGCGCGGCGCCACGTGCATGCCTGGCGCACGTAGGGCGGCCGGCGGCGCTGTCCTTAGAGCCTATCCCGGTAGTCCGGAGTCGCTGCTGGCGCGCCTGACAAACGCGTGCTGCGTTGCTCGTCGTTGCATGGCCAGCCATGCGGCCTCCTCGCGCCTTGCCCGCGCTTGCCATGCATCGCCACCAGCTTTCCCCGGACTACCGGGATAGGCTCTTAGAAATCGACGAACGAAGCAAGCACGCAGCCCGTGATCGGCTTGACCGGTTCCTGGCGCCCCTGGCAGCCACCGATGACGAGACAGGCGAGGGCGATGGCGCCCCAGCGCAGGACAGGTTTCATGACGCTTCCTCCTCCGACTTCATGATAGCGCGCCCCGTGCGCCACGCAAGCGCCGCACGTCAGAAGCGGTAGGACAGGCTGGCCCGCAATACCGGATAGACCTTGTAGTCCGATACGTCGCCGGCCAGGCGCGCCTGTTCCTCGGCAACGTCGCTCGCCAGGCGCTGGCATACGGCGGTCGCCACCGTGCAGTTGAGGCTGCGCAGGCTGACGCGCGCCGAGCCCTGGTAATAGGCGCCCAGGTCGCCGCCGAAGCTCCAGCCGCGCTCGTCGCTCAAGGCATTGCCCCAGCCGATGCCGAGGTAGGGCGCGGCCTTGCGGAAGTCCACCTTGCC from Massilia sp. Se16.2.3 carries:
- a CDS encoding DEAD/DEAH box helicase; the encoded protein is MSFASLGLIDQIVRTLESLNYKNPTAVQAQAIPAVLAGRDVMAAAQTGTGKTAGFALPLLQRLTMEGDPLASNSARAPVLVPTRELAEQVHDSFKAYGGALPLRTMVAYGGVSINPQMMRLRKGVDLLVATPGRLLDLYRQNALKFGSTRMLVLDEADRMLDLGFSRELDQVLAALPKARQTLLFSATFSDAIRALAGKLLLDPVSIETAPRNTTVKAIRQWAVPVDKKRKPELFLHLLKQHGWSQVLAFVKTRRGVDELVELLQAKRIAADSIHGDKPQPARLRALERFKAGEVKVLVATDVAARGLDIDDLPVVVNVDLPIVAEDYVHRSGRTGRAGASGEAVSLVCADEVQQLAAIELLTGQTLKRVEEAGFEPDHRVPETNASGQVVKKPKKPKKPKGEMKVVTEDVRFRR